One genomic segment of Helianthus annuus cultivar XRQ/B chromosome 14, HanXRQr2.0-SUNRISE, whole genome shotgun sequence includes these proteins:
- the LOC110904436 gene encoding uncharacterized protein LOC110904436 has protein sequence MAKPDTDQESPDSISLDLPAPLFIHKVGETSEISEVTTTTEITEVNTTSQQSKQHHLVLEIPERTYDTSTKDDLTLNTPLTPQQTPKRVNFSPLPSPTYIYSKYNESSSSPLSTRGKSSIKSLIPKLSFKFKNRNSEIEKAAILALGGSPSEIREKAKMSRTLSFTKLFALRLKRTSSLPVTPIAHSNPESVHGRNTVEKGWIQPPMHRSYSVPDLIKDGSVNQIESLGGVFRIIPATAKVAQGTLPTSNTNPTTETDGTDHKEEGEDIAEEEAMCRICMVELKEGADDTLKMECNCKGELALAHQECAIKWFSIKGNKTCEVCKQEVKNLPVTLLRIQRSQSRIHRGNGALHQLEVTRYRVWQDVPVLVIVSMLAYFCFLEQLLVDKMGSGAIAISLPFSCILGLLASMTSTTMVKRRYAWVYAGFQFALVVGFAHIFYSKLDVTGVLSVLLATFAGFGGAMCVTSIIYEFLKLRERWNNRPSQPHGTPEMEPEPEPPQESSEPAHAPQNEAQQLGGSEQAVQPHQPTDTSHRPESESDLQGSQTQESGRQSGP, from the exons ATGGCTAAACCTGATACTGATCAAGAATCTCCTGATAGCATCTCTTTGGATCTTCCAGCTCCTCTGTTTATTCACAAG GTTGGAGAAACGAGTGAAATAAGTGAAGTTACCACAACAACCGAAATAACTGAAGTCAACACCACCagtcaacaatcaaaacaacacCACCTGGTCTTGGAGATACCAGAAAGAACATATGATACATCTACCAAAGACGATCTAACGCTAAACACGCCATTAACACCACAACAGACTCCGAAAAGAGTAAATTTTTCCCCATTACCTAGCCCCACATATATCTATTCCAAATATAATGAATCATCATCAAGCCCCTTATCAACCAGAGGTAAATCATCCATCAAAAGCCTAATTCCTAAATTAAGTTTCAAATTTAAAAACCGAAACTCGGAGATCGAAAAGGCTGCAATCCTAGCCCTCGGTGGCTCACCGTCAGAGATTCGAGAGAAGGCTAAAATGTCTAGAACATTATCATTCACAAAGTTATTCGCACTCAGATTGAAAAGAACATCGTCTTTACCCGTTACTCCTATCGCTCACTCAAATCCAGAGTCTGTGCATGGAAGAAACACCGTTGAA AAAGGTTGGATCCAACCGCCTATGCATCGTTCATATTCCGTTCCTGATTTGATTAAAGACGGAAGCGTAAATCAAATCGAGTCATTAGGTGGCGTATTCAGGATAATTCCCGCTACTGCAAAAGTTGCACAAGGAACACTTCCCACAAGTAATACGAATCCTACAACCGAAACTG ACGGAACCGATCATAAAGAAGAGGGTGAGGACATCGCAGAAGAAGAAGCTATGTGTAGAATATGTATGGTTGAATTAAAGGAAGGTGCCGATGATACCCTTAAAATGGAGTGTAATTGCAAAGGCGAGTTAGCGCTGGCCCATCAAGAATGTGCGATAAAGTGGTTTAGCATTAAAGGAAACAAAACTTGTGAGGTTTGCAAGCAAGAAGTCAAAAACTTGCCTGTTACTCTTTTAAGAATTCAGAGGTCTCAAAGCCGAATTCATAGGGGAAATGGAGCTTTGCATCAGTTAGAAGTTACTAGATACAG AGTATGGCAGGATGTACCCGTTCTTGTGATCGTTAGCATGCTTGCATACTTTTGTTTCTTGGAGCAACTTTTGGTAGATAAAATGGGTTCGGGTGCGATTGCTATATCTCTGCCGTTTTCTTGCATATTGGGTCTCCTTGCATCGATGACGTCAACAACGATGG TGAAGAGAAGGTATGCATGGGTTTATGCTGGTTTTCAGTTCGCTTTAGTGGTTGGTTTCGCACATATATTTTACTCGAAG CTTGATGTGACCGGGGTTCTATCAGTTCTGCTTGCTACATTTGCGGGCTTCGGTGGTGCAATGTGCGTTACCTCGATTATTTACGAGTTTTTAAAATTGCGGGAAAGGTGGAACAATCGGCCAAGCCAACCTCACGGGACCCCAGAAATGGAACCGGAACCGGAACCGCCTCAGGAGTCATCGGAACCTGCTCATGCACCACAAAACGAGGCTCAACAATTAGGTGGTTCAGAACAGGCGGTTCAGCCACATCAACCCACAGACACAAGTCATAGACCTGAAAGTGAATCTGACCTGCAAGGAAGTCAAACCCAAGAGTCGGGTCGACAATCTGGACCGTAG